The Pseudochaenichthys georgianus chromosome 24, fPseGeo1.2, whole genome shotgun sequence genome includes a region encoding these proteins:
- the LOC117439892 gene encoding protein yippee-like 5: MGRIFLDHIGGTRLFSCANCDTILTNRTELISTRFTGATGRAFLFNKVVNLQHSEVQDRVMLTGRHMVRDVSCKNCNSKLGWMYEYATEESQRYKEGRIILERALVRESEGFEHVPSDNC, translated from the exons ATGGGGCGAATCTTCTTGGATCACATCGGTGGGACTCGCCTCTTCTCTTGTGCAAACTGTGACACGATTCTGACCAACCGAACTGAACTCATCTCCACGCGCTTCACTGGAGCCACTGGACGAGCTTTCCTGTTCAACAAG GTTGTGAATCTGCAGCACAGCGAGGTACAGGACAGAGTCATGCTGACAGGAAGACACATGGTGCGGGACGTCAGCTGCAAGAACTGCAACAGCAAGCTGGGCTGGATGTACGAATACGCCACTGAGGAAAGCCAGCGCTACAAGGAGGGCCGTATCATCCTGGAGAGGGCGCTGGTGAGGGAGAGCGAGGGCTTCGAGCATGTTCCCTCTGATAACTGTTGA